From a region of the Deinococcus aquiradiocola genome:
- a CDS encoding BTAD domain-containing putative transcriptional regulator, with protein sequence MTLQPSWRDLTSQRRTRPPNVRGVLPRLRVTDLLGAARVGVVVAPAGYGKTTALAALPGPLCWLTLDADDADPQVLAAGLALAAEALEDGFRVAALLDAGATPRLVAARLGDLLERVGATLVIDEAQHLAHPLVSEVLGRLLGPPGGGARVVLLSRLPLASADLTRLEAAGELRRLSVADLAFTPAEVAALAATQGVTLTPAEVRVAHAVTEGWPIAVRFLMQAAGQGRLHLSALDELSGGPAFAEAPLTSLFTYLAQEVLGPLDPALRTLLTQGSVFEELTAGLLVSVLQQEQAGLLLDALAGSGTFLTRVGDGYRAHPLLRAHLRSQLPPGEVTRLAARGAAYFEETGRPRRAMAAHLQAGQHGRAAALLARHGQAWLAQGRTQLVQRSLNAVPLGEWTPDLYALSGDALRASSRYAEALARYAHAGPLQRALGEARVALDTVQPALAWAPLETAAELTAGAGTPERPGTAVTLRRMQAENLLNAGQLAEALALDPALATGARALLRSGQLTAALPLALQAARGESGGARAAQNHREGLLLLSFLQALLGDGRGAETHAREGLAEGERLESPFVQGLALARLGHALLVQGDSSGAAGAYRDAYALATGVTGRLQVEPLLGLTVLAARTGDAAGADLQLQDALLRSGGDRYMAGLLTLAAGLGQLQGGRPDAARPHLQRAADLFGTVGDRFGLAATHLAQYAALHAPGGPQDEHTSAACREEHAGQARAAVLAYPFLLSRPSLLSPFPERARRAALLASLAAGVPGGPDHFTGIARDLGYPRVPCRQDVPGFEVKVQVLGGRVSVQRDGRESREWGRAKARDLLALLALHPAGLARDEAQDALFPDAEVPVAERNFRVTLHALGQVLEDGAVSGTFLERGEWLRLRVSPDLTVDLHAAWALLAAPAGTPGRLDGLLALPDALADVPLPQVQDAAARYSAQLPDALAAEAALAFQVGESAAAQRAAARALTLDPAHEPAARLQMRAAHAAGHMAAVTRTYRALEAALALLDLTPLPETAALHRALTGP encoded by the coding sequence GTGACCCTGCAGCCTTCCTGGCGCGACCTGACCTCGCAGCGCCGGACGCGCCCGCCGAACGTGCGGGGCGTCCTGCCGCGCCTGCGCGTGACGGACCTGCTGGGCGCGGCGCGGGTGGGCGTGGTGGTCGCCCCGGCCGGGTACGGCAAGACCACGGCCCTGGCGGCCCTGCCGGGACCGCTGTGCTGGCTGACCCTCGACGCGGACGACGCGGACCCGCAGGTGCTCGCGGCGGGTCTCGCACTGGCCGCCGAGGCGCTGGAGGACGGCTTCCGGGTGGCGGCGCTGCTGGACGCGGGCGCGACGCCCCGGCTGGTCGCGGCGCGGCTGGGGGACCTGCTGGAACGTGTCGGCGCGACTTTGGTGATCGACGAGGCGCAGCATCTCGCGCACCCGCTGGTGTCGGAGGTGCTGGGTCGCCTGCTCGGCCCGCCGGGCGGCGGGGCGCGGGTGGTGCTGCTGTCGCGCCTGCCGCTCGCGTCGGCGGACCTGACGCGTCTGGAGGCGGCGGGGGAACTGCGGCGCCTGTCGGTGGCGGACCTGGCCTTCACTCCGGCGGAGGTCGCGGCGCTGGCCGCCACGCAGGGCGTGACGCTCACGCCCGCGGAGGTCCGGGTGGCGCACGCCGTCACGGAGGGCTGGCCGATCGCGGTGCGGTTCCTGATGCAGGCGGCCGGGCAGGGTCGGCTGCACCTGTCGGCGCTGGATGAACTGAGCGGCGGTCCGGCCTTCGCGGAGGCGCCGCTCACGTCGCTCTTCACGTACCTCGCGCAGGAGGTGCTCGGGCCGCTCGATCCGGCGTTGCGGACGCTGCTCACGCAGGGCAGCGTCTTCGAGGAACTCACGGCCGGACTGCTCGTCAGCGTGCTGCAGCAGGAGCAGGCGGGGCTGCTGCTCGACGCGCTGGCCGGCAGCGGCACCTTCCTGACGCGGGTGGGGGACGGGTACCGCGCGCATCCGCTGCTGCGCGCGCACCTGCGCTCGCAGCTGCCGCCCGGGGAGGTCACGCGGCTCGCGGCGCGCGGCGCCGCGTACTTCGAGGAGACGGGCCGGCCCCGCCGCGCCATGGCCGCGCACCTGCAGGCCGGGCAGCACGGGCGTGCCGCGGCGCTGCTCGCCCGGCACGGGCAGGCGTGGCTGGCGCAGGGCCGCACGCAGCTCGTGCAGCGCAGCCTGAACGCCGTGCCGCTCGGCGAGTGGACTCCGGACCTGTACGCGCTGTCCGGCGACGCGTTGCGCGCCTCCTCACGGTACGCCGAGGCGCTCGCCCGGTACGCGCACGCCGGGCCGCTGCAGCGGGCGCTGGGAGAAGCGCGGGTCGCGCTCGACACCGTGCAGCCGGCCCTGGCGTGGGCGCCGCTCGAGACGGCCGCCGAGCTGACCGCCGGGGCCGGAACGCCGGAACGGCCCGGGACGGCCGTCACGTTGCGGCGCATGCAGGCCGAGAACCTCCTGAACGCTGGACAGCTGGCCGAGGCGCTGGCGCTCGATCCGGCCCTGGCGACCGGCGCCCGCGCCCTGCTGCGGTCCGGGCAGCTCACGGCGGCCCTCCCGCTCGCCCTGCAGGCCGCCCGCGGCGAGTCCGGCGGGGCGCGCGCCGCGCAGAACCACCGCGAGGGCCTGCTGCTGCTGAGCTTCCTGCAGGCGCTGCTCGGAGACGGGCGAGGCGCGGAAACGCACGCCCGCGAGGGCCTCGCGGAGGGCGAGCGGCTGGAGAGTCCCTTCGTGCAGGGCCTCGCGCTCGCCCGGCTCGGGCACGCCCTGCTCGTGCAGGGCGACAGCAGCGGCGCGGCGGGCGCCTACCGGGACGCCTACGCCCTGGCGACCGGCGTGACGGGACGCCTGCAGGTGGAGCCGCTGCTGGGCCTGACGGTCCTCGCGGCCCGCACGGGCGACGCGGCCGGCGCGGACCTGCAGCTGCAGGACGCGCTGCTGCGCAGCGGCGGGGACCGCTACATGGCGGGCCTGCTGACCCTGGCGGCCGGGCTGGGGCAGCTGCAGGGCGGGCGGCCGGACGCGGCCCGCCCGCACCTGCAGCGGGCGGCGGACCTGTTCGGGACGGTCGGGGACCGCTTCGGGCTGGCGGCCACCCACCTCGCGCAGTACGCCGCCCTGCACGCCCCCGGCGGGCCGCAGGACGAGCACACCAGTGCCGCCTGCCGGGAAGAGCACGCCGGGCAGGCGCGCGCGGCGGTGCTGGCGTACCCGTTCCTGCTGTCGCGTCCCTCGCTGCTCTCCCCGTTCCCGGAACGGGCGCGCCGGGCCGCCCTGCTCGCGTCCCTCGCGGCCGGGGTGCCCGGCGGTCCGGACCACTTCACGGGGATCGCCCGCGACCTCGGGTACCCGCGCGTGCCGTGCAGGCAGGACGTGCCGGGCTTCGAGGTGAAGGTCCAGGTGCTGGGCGGCCGCGTCAGCGTGCAGCGGGACGGCCGGGAGAGCCGCGAATGGGGCCGCGCGAAGGCCCGCGACCTGCTCGCCCTGCTGGCCCTCCACCCGGCCGGACTGGCACGCGACGAGGCGCAGGACGCCCTCTTCCCGGACGCGGAAGTGCCGGTCGCGGAACGCAACTTCCGCGTCACGCTGCACGCCCTCGGACAGGTGCTCGAGGACGGCGCAGTGAGCGGCACCTTCCTCGAACGCGGCGAGTGGCTGCGCCTGCGCGTCTCGCCGGACCTGACGGTCGACCTGCACGCCGCGTGGGCCCTCCTCGCCGCGCCCGCCGGGACACCGGGACGCCTGGACGGCCTGCTGGCCCTGCCGGACGCGCTCGCCGACGTGCCGCTGCCGCAGGTGCAGGACGCCGCGGCCCGCTACTCGGCGCAACTGCCGGACGCCCTGGCTGCCGAGGCCGCCCTGGCCTTCCAGGTGGGCGAGTCGGCCGCAGCGCAGCGGGCCGCGGCACGTGCCCTGACCCTCGATCCGGCCCACGAACCGGCGGCCCGCCTGCAGATGCGCGCCGCACACGCGGCCGGTCACATGGCCGCCGTCACCCGCACGTACCGCGCCCTCGAAGCGGCCCTGGCACTGCTGGACCTCACGCCGCTCCCGGAGACGGCGGCCCTGCACCGCGCCCTGACGGGACCCTGA
- a CDS encoding EAL domain-containing protein, protein MSITALSSFLRLRSRSLRQQALLLILAIVIPTFLLQVVLVPDLLLRRFASLEQRQLSLMKAALGRDYDREEARLQAFTQNFSTWSDTYRFAEGRNPSYLSSALVPSTFAGGHVSVWGVTDRAGLLLSSATYGPAGIVADVAGQQLVRTLLGTLPSGPVRPVSGVVQVGEKFYLLAARPITRDDGSGFAGRFLFARLLTPAALAEITSLGPDSQVTLGGPSRGPVPVQRAQAALTFPLSAPDGRTSALLHVTIERPLQEAGRQVTFQLLFITALSAVIALLLGTTFVRRRVLQVVERYDAGIRRMQREPTYRLQVHAQDELGRLAGTVNDLSDRQHRQYLEIQSLHLRDGLTGLLNRTGLTRAAEEGAAVSAVMVQVANLDGMGAVYGAAWADRLVVELAARLREEIPDVLCARLRSDTFALLGTRLLGEFGAVQAAVARPYSMNTGAVQVRLIWGQAEAEAPSTAEHLLSCAELALQEARDAGVVYRQYTQETRERLERRRILEEGLRTMTDETFALQYQPVVDMNGQVPVSFEALLRWTHPLLGAVSPVEFIPLAERGGYIYALGQWVLRRAIRDLLRADRPGLKVNVNVSPLQLLNPAFAEDTLALVRSAGLPTECLVLEVTESAVLEDVGLATAHLTALRAAGVQVALDDFGTGYSSLSLLSRLPIDVIKFDRAFLSEALTERAARTVLTQSVAMAMQLGLPVVAEGIENLDTLLLLRDLGVRFGQGYLFGRPAPFEASLGRAGDNA, encoded by the coding sequence ATGTCGATCACCGCTCTGTCCAGCTTTCTGCGCCTCCGGTCACGTTCTTTACGGCAGCAGGCACTGCTGTTGATTCTCGCGATCGTCATTCCGACGTTCCTGCTGCAGGTGGTGCTCGTTCCTGACCTGCTCCTGCGGCGCTTCGCGTCGCTCGAACAGCGGCAGCTTTCCCTGATGAAAGCGGCGCTGGGCCGCGATTACGACCGGGAGGAGGCGCGGCTGCAGGCCTTCACGCAGAACTTCTCGACGTGGAGTGACACGTACCGTTTCGCCGAAGGTCGCAATCCGTCGTACCTGAGTTCGGCGCTGGTACCGAGCACCTTCGCGGGTGGGCACGTGTCGGTGTGGGGCGTCACGGACCGCGCCGGTCTGCTGCTGTCTTCAGCGACGTACGGTCCAGCGGGGATCGTGGCAGACGTCGCAGGTCAGCAACTCGTCCGGACCCTGCTCGGCACCCTGCCGTCAGGACCCGTGAGACCGGTGTCGGGTGTGGTGCAGGTGGGAGAAAAGTTCTACCTCCTGGCGGCGCGGCCGATCACACGGGATGACGGCAGCGGGTTCGCGGGACGGTTCCTGTTCGCGCGGCTGTTGACGCCGGCGGCGCTTGCCGAGATCACGTCGCTGGGGCCGGACAGCCAGGTCACGCTGGGCGGCCCATCCCGGGGCCCGGTACCGGTGCAGCGGGCCCAAGCGGCACTGACGTTCCCGTTGAGTGCGCCGGACGGTCGGACATCGGCGCTGCTGCATGTCACGATCGAGCGGCCACTGCAGGAAGCGGGACGTCAGGTGACGTTCCAGCTGCTGTTCATCACGGCGTTGAGTGCGGTGATCGCGCTGCTGCTGGGAACGACGTTCGTTCGCCGGCGGGTGCTGCAGGTGGTGGAGCGGTATGACGCCGGGATTCGCCGGATGCAACGGGAACCGACATACCGCCTGCAGGTGCACGCGCAGGACGAACTGGGGCGCCTGGCAGGCACCGTGAACGACCTCAGCGACCGGCAGCACCGGCAATACCTGGAGATTCAGTCGCTGCACCTGCGAGACGGGCTGACGGGCCTGCTCAACCGGACGGGGCTGACGCGCGCGGCGGAAGAGGGAGCGGCGGTGAGTGCCGTGATGGTGCAGGTCGCGAACCTCGACGGGATGGGGGCCGTGTACGGCGCAGCATGGGCGGACCGGCTGGTGGTGGAGCTCGCCGCGCGGCTCCGTGAAGAGATCCCGGACGTCCTGTGCGCGCGGCTGCGGTCCGATACGTTCGCGCTGCTGGGCACGCGACTGCTGGGGGAATTCGGGGCGGTGCAGGCGGCGGTGGCGCGGCCGTACTCGATGAACACCGGGGCGGTGCAGGTGCGCCTGATCTGGGGGCAGGCGGAAGCGGAGGCGCCGTCGACGGCGGAACATCTGCTCAGCTGCGCGGAACTGGCACTTCAGGAAGCGCGTGACGCGGGCGTGGTCTACCGCCAGTACACCCAGGAAACGCGGGAGCGGCTGGAGCGGCGCCGGATTCTGGAGGAGGGGCTGCGGACCATGACGGACGAGACGTTCGCGCTGCAGTACCAGCCGGTGGTGGACATGAACGGTCAGGTGCCGGTCTCGTTCGAGGCGCTGCTGCGCTGGACGCACCCGCTGCTGGGTGCGGTGTCGCCGGTGGAATTCATTCCGCTGGCGGAACGCGGGGGGTACATCTACGCGCTGGGGCAGTGGGTGCTGCGGCGGGCGATCCGCGACCTGCTGCGTGCCGACCGGCCGGGATTGAAGGTGAACGTCAATGTGAGTCCGCTCCAGCTGCTCAATCCGGCGTTCGCGGAAGACACGTTGGCGCTGGTGAGGTCTGCGGGCCTGCCGACCGAGTGTCTGGTGCTGGAGGTGACGGAGAGTGCGGTGCTGGAGGACGTGGGGCTGGCGACGGCGCATCTCACGGCGCTCCGGGCGGCGGGAGTGCAGGTGGCGCTGGACGACTTCGGGACAGGATACTCGAGTCTGTCGCTGCTGTCGCGCCTGCCGATCGACGTGATCAAGTTCGACCGGGCGTTCCTGTCGGAGGCGTTGACCGAGCGGGCCGCGCGGACGGTACTGACGCAGTCGGTGGCAATGGCGATGCAGCTGGGGTTGCCGGTGGTGGCGGAGGGCATCGAGAACCTCGACACGCTCCTGCTGCTGCGGGACCTGGGGGTGCGGTTCGGGCAGGGGTACCTGTTCGGGCGGCCGGCACCGTTCGAGGCGTCGCTCGGCCGGGCGGGCGACAACGCGTGA